The Benincasa hispida cultivar B227 chromosome 11, ASM972705v1, whole genome shotgun sequence genome has a segment encoding these proteins:
- the LOC120092047 gene encoding myosin-6, with the protein MDNEKKKRKNKKKKKQQIRTSEDELIVSESTSVDDTHMRNGLNDQNPISDAVDLSYQHISGTKDAKEDTIKHLHEENNIHTQRMADLELKLVEYESEKHSWLQKEAALMDKIRSLQEDKTALDLEGARLLDTIELLERDKASLILNEKSSWETIVDKNKDISRLQAQVVELEEQRRDLLQENKQLTENVADYQSKLLNLERKLSSTYMHSSGRVTKEMLSSQVDAARILVDKLITENAELIGKVNGLFVELQRVTKTELSSGVEPDQMAKEATGTATFNDPEPPLILNSVTSSKSLDALESVPIHNHSIGSDFVDLDNDFLASKSSMPMAAGEIEQTPLHEIEDRNRDRELPATGSDEQDVLLSDAPLIGAPYRLISFMAKYVSGADLVGKS; encoded by the exons ATGGAcaatgaaaagaagaagagaaaaaacaagaaaaagaagaagcagCAGATTAGAACCTCAGAAGATGAATTGATTGTATCAGAATCGACTTCTGTGGATGATACTCACATGAGAAATGGACTGAATgatcaaaatccaatttctgaCGCAGTAGATCTTTCATATCAGCATATCAGTGGAACAAAAGAT GCTAAGGAGGATACAATTAAGCATTTACATGAGGAAAACAACATACATACACAAAGAATG GCTGACTTAGAGTTGAAGCTTGTAGAATATGAGAGTGAAAAACACTCATGGCTTCAAAAAGAG GCAGCATTAATGGATAAAATTAGAAGTTTACAAGAGGACAAGACTGCCTTGGATTTAGAAGGG GCCAGGTTATTAGACACAATTGAGCTTCTAGAGAGAGATAAAGCTTCATTGATTCTTAATGAG AAATCAAGTTGGGAGACGATAGTGGATAAGAACAAGGACATCTCTAGGTTACAGGCACAG GTTGTGGAGTTGGAAGAACAAAGACGTGATCTGTTGCaagaaaacaaacaactgaCGGAAAACGTTGCTGATTATCAGTCAAAACTTCTGAACCTTGAGAGAAAATTATCTTCCACTTACATGCACTCTTCAGGTCGAGTCACAAAG GAGATGTTGAGTTCACAAGTGGATGCAGCTCGTATTCTGGTTGATAAATTGATTACAGAAAATGCAGAGCTTATTGGGAAG GTGAATGGGTTATTTGTTGAGCTTCAAAGAGTTACGAAGACTGAACTATCTTCAGGCGTGGAGCCTGACCAGATGGCCAAAGAAGCGACCGGCACTGCCACTTTCAACGATCCTGAGCCGCCCTTGATTCTGAATAGCGTCACATCAAGTAAAAGTTTGGACGCATTAGAATCTGTTCCAATCCACAACCATAGCATTGGTAGTGATTTTGTGGACCTGGACAACGATTTTCTGGCTTCAAAATCTTCAATGCCTATGGCGGCAGGAGAAATCGAACAAACTCCGTTGCATGAAATTGAAGATAGGAACAGGGACCGAGAACTGCCAGCTACAGGGAGCGATGAGCAAGATGTGCTGCTTTCAGATGCTCCTTTGATTGGGGCTCCTTATCGGTTGATATCATTTATGGCCAAATATGTAAGCGGTGCTGACCTGGTTGGCAAAAGCTGA